DNA from Micromonospora sp. M71_S20:
CGGCACCGAGCTGGGCGTGGTCCGGCCGGTGCAGCGGCGCAGCGGCGGCGGCGAGCTGCCCGCCCTGGTGGCCGTGGCCGCCGTGCTCTTCACCATCCAGCAGATCGCCGGGTACCTCTTCGGCCATCCGACGCTGCCGGGCCAGAGCCTGGCCACCTTCGATCCCCTGCCGATCGGCGGCATCGTCGTCCAACCCAGCTCGCTACTGCTGATCGTGGTGACCGTGCTGACCTTCGGGGTGACCGCCGTCTGGATCAGAGCCACCCGGACCGGCCGGCTGCTGCGTGCGGTGGGTGACAGCAAACAGGCGGCCTCGCTGCTCGGTCTGCCGGTCAACCGGATCCGACTGGTCGCCTTCCTGGCCGCCGGCTTCCTCGCCGCGGTGGCGGGTCTGCTCTTCGCGCCGAAGGCCGGGGTGCACTCGCTCTCCGGCCTGCACTGGTCACTGTCCGGTTTCCTCGCGGTGGTGATCGGCGGCACCGGCTCGGTCTGGGCGCCGCTCTTCGGGGGCATGCTGCTCGGCCTGGTCGAGGTGTTCCTGCCCTACTACTTCGGTGGCCAGTCGCACGTCTACGGGATGCTCCTGATCGCGCTGCTGTTCTTCGCCTTCCGTCCGCAGGGCCTCTTCGTCAGGACGGTGCGGGCATGACCGACGTGAGCGCCCCCCACGCCGCAGCCGCGCGCCCGCGGTGGGACATCCGGCAGGTGCCGGGCATCGGTGGCCTGGGCCTCGGGATTGCCGCCGCCGTGCTGATCCTGACCTGGGTCGGCTCCGACGGTTACCGGCAGACGCTGGTCACCGCCAGCGTCACCTACGCGCTGATCGCCCTCGGGATGTACGTGCCGTACCTGATGGCGGGCTCGCTGTCGATGGCGTACAGCGCCTACGCGGGCATCGGCGGGTACGCGGTCGGGCTGATCTCGACCCGCACCGACCTGCCGCTGCTGCTCGCCTGGATCGCCGGCCCGATCGTGGCGGCGGTCATCGCCGTCCTGCTGGGCCTGGCCACCCGGCGGCTGTCCGGGTTCTTCCTGGCCGCGGTGACCCTGCTCTTCGGGATGGCCTTCACCGCGTTCCTCATCGACGGCGAGCGGCTCACCGGCGGCTCCGGCGGCGTGGGCAACCTGCGCCCGCTGCGCCTGTTCGGCTGGATGCCGAGCCACTACCAGGTGGTGGTCGGCTCGGTGATCGTGGTCTGTGTGGTCGCCTTCCTGCTGGACCGGTTGCGGCTGTCGCCGTGGGGCGTGATCGTGCGGACCATGCGGGACGCCCCCCGCGCGGTGGAGGCGGCCGGCGTCCGCGTACCGATGATGAACCTGGTCGCGTTGGCGCTCGGCGCGGCCATCGCCGCGGTCGGCGGTGGCCTCTTCGCCTACTCGGCCGGCAGCATCACGCCGGACACCTTCACGCTCAACATCGTCTTCCTGGCCATCTTCATGCCGTTGATCGGTGGCTCGGGCACGCCCTGGGGCGCGGTCGCGGGTGCGGTGCTCGCCGTCGAGCTGACCCTGAACTTCCCGGCGATCCAGGCCAGTGGCACGCTGCTGCTCGCGTTGGGGGTCCTGGTGATCATGCTGGTCGCGCCGAAGGGCGTGATCGGATACGCCGACAAGTTGAGACGGCGCGCGATGACGCTGCCACGGAGGAGGCGTACCGGTGGATGAGACGAAGCTTCTGGTCGGTCGTGGCCTGACCAAGCGGTACGGCGGGGTGACCGCGTTGGCGGACGTCTCGTTCGAGCTGCGGGCGGGGGAGATCCTCGGGTTGGTCGGCCCGAACGGCGCCGGCAAGACGACGCTGGTGGACCTGATCTCCGGTGCGCAGGCGGCCACCGCCGGTGAGTTGCTGCTGCGTGGGCAGCGGCTCACCGGGCCGGCCTCCCGCCGGGCGCGCGCCGGGCTCGGCCGCACCTTCCAGTACCCGCAGCTCGCGCTGCACCTCAGCGTCCGGGACAACCTGCTGCTCGGTCGGCACGCGCAACGGCACAACACGCCGTGGCGGATGATCGCGGGTGCGTTCACCGGCGTGCTGCGGCCGGAGCGGGCGGCCGACCGCGAGGGCGTCCGCCAGTTGGCGCACGAGCTGGGCATCGAGGGTCTCGACCGCGAGGCGGGCGACCTGACCCTCGGCGAGCAACGACTCGTCGAGGTCGGCCGGGCGCTGGGCCAGAACCCGGTGGTGCTGCTGCTCGACGAGCCCTTCGCCGGCTCCGACGCGCAGGGGGTGGCCGGTATCGCCGACGTGATCCGGACGGTCCAGCGGCGGGGGCACGCGGTGATCCTGGTCGATCACAACGTGGACCTGGTCGCCCGACTGGTCGACCGGGTGCTGCTGCTCGACCGGGGCAGGGTGGCCTTCGACGGCGATCCCGCGGAGTGCCTGGCGAGCCCGCAGATGCAGGAGGTCTACTTCGGCTCGACCGACGCCGACGAGGACGAGGATGCCGACGCGGCGACCGCTGCGGTGGCCGACGACGCGTCCGCCGGAGCCGACGCCACGGCGCCGTCCGACGGCAGCGTGCCACGCCAGGGGAGGGTGGAGGATGTCCGCTCATGAGTTGAGGGTGGAGGGGCTGAGTGTCCGGTACGGGCACGCCAGCGCCCTCACCGACGCCGCGGTGACCGTGCCGGGCGGCACGGTCACGGCGCTGGTCGGGCCGAACGGCGCGGGTAAGAGCAGCCTGCTGCTCGCCGCCTACGGCTCGGTGCCGGCCACCGGGCGGGTGTTCCTGGACGGTGACGATGTCAGCCGGCTGCGGCCGGCGGCCCGGGCGCGGGCCGGGATCGCGATCGTCCCGCAGGGGCGGCAGCTGTTTCCGCATCTCGACGTCGTCGACAATCTCCAGGTGATGGCGGAGCTGCTGCACCTGCCCCGTAGCGCGGTGCAGGGTGCGCTGGACCGGTTTCCGATCCTCCGGACCCGCCGGCGCAGCCTGGTCGGCGTGCTGTCGGGCGGTGAGCAGCAGATGCTGGTGGTGGCGCGGGCGCTGATGGGCTCGCCCCGGGTGCTGCTGCTGGACGAGATGACCACCGGGCTGGCCCCGCTGGTCGTGCAGGAACTCGGCCGGACGGTGACCGCGCTGGCCGCCGAGGGGGTGGCGGTGCTGCTCGCCGAGCCGGCGCTGGGCGTGCTGCGTCGGATGGTCTCCCGGGGCTACGTCCTCGTCCGGGGCGAGGTGCTGACCTGCGAGGAGGGCGGCGGGCGGGCCCTGGACGACGCGTACCGCGCCGCGATGGGTGTGCAGCGTCCTCGGGAACTGCGCCCGGCGAGCTGAGTGGGTCGCATGGGGTTGAAACTCGGCGTACTGCCGGTGCTCGGCGGGCCGGGCGCCGCCGAGCCCGGGGTCACCGCCGCCTTCGTCCGACAGCTGGAGAGCTTGGGCTGCGAGTCGGTGTGGGCGGTCGAGCACCTGCTGGTGCCCGACGCCTACCACTCCAGCTATCCCTACGACGCGAGCGGCCGGATGAGCCTGCTGCCCGGCGACGACATCCCCGACCCCCTGCACTGGTTGACCTTCGCGGCGGCGCACACCAGTCGGCTGGTGCTCGGCACCGCTATGCTGATCCTCCCGTTGCACCACCCCGTCGCCCTGGCCAAACGCCTGGCCACGCTCGACGTGCTCAGCGGCGGCCGGCTGATCGCCGGGGTCGGAGTCGGCTGGCTGCGCGAGGAGTACGACGCCGTCGGGGTGCCCTTCTCCGACCGGGGCCGGCGGGCCGACGAGTACCTCGACGCGCTGCGGACGCTTTGGTCCGACGCGCCGGCCACCCACCACGGCGCGACCGTGCACTTCGACGCGGTGCACAGCGCGCCACGCCCCACCCGGCCCGGAGGAGTGCCGATCATGATCGGCGGGCACAGCCGGGCGGCCGTCCGCAGGGCCGCCCGCTACGGCACCGACTTCTACCCGCTCGGCGTCGACGCCGCCGGCCTGGCCGAGATGCTGGAACTGCTCCGAGTCGAGTGCGCGGTGCTCGGCCGGGATCCGGTTGAGGTGGCGGTGACCTCGCGGGCGCCGGCCACCCGGGCCGAGGCTGACGCCCTGCGGGAGTTGGGCGTGGCGCGGGTGGTCATCCGGGTCGACCCGCGCGACCCCGAGCGGGTCGCGGCGACGGTGGACCGGTACCGACACGAGGTTCTGGGGGAGTGACCGACCGCCTGCGCACCGCGGGGTGGCGCGGGGCTGCGGCTGCTTGACACCCTCGTGGCGGAACGGGACGATCCTGCGCGACCCCTCGCAGGCGGTGCTCATCCGGGCGGGGTTCGTGTCGGCCGGGTCGGCAGCGGGACGGGCCGGCTGACCCGCTCGTACCCGAAGGAGACGCATGGCGAAGCTCATCTACTCGATGGTCACCTCGCTCGACGGCTACGCCGAGGCGGCGGAGGGCGGCCTCGGCACCGGGGCCGACGATCAGGAGGTGCACACCTTCATCAACGACCTCTTCCGCCCCGTCGGCACGTACCTCTACGGCCGACGGATGTACGAGACGATGGTCTACTGGGAGACCGCGCACACCGAGCCCGACCAGCCGCCACACATCCTCCAGTACGCCCGCGACTGGCAGGCCGCGGAGAAGATCGTGTACTCCACGACGCTGGAGTCGGTGTCCAGCGCGAAGACCAGGATCGAGCGGACCTTCGACCCGGCCGCGGTGCGCAAGCTCAAGGCCGAGGCTGATCACGACCTCACCGTCGACGGCCCGAACCTCGCGGCCCAGGCGATCGCGGCCGGCCTGGTGGACGAGTACCACCTGTTCATCACCACGAGCGTGGTCGGCGGCGGCAAGCGGTTCTTCCCCGACGGTGTGCGCCTCGATCTCGAGCTGGTCGAGGAGCGTGCCTTCGACAGCGGACTGATCTACGCGCGCTACCGGACCCGCTGAGCCGCACCGGTCGGTGACGCGGCCGGTGGGCGAGCCGGGCAGGGCTCCGCTGCCGTCCAACCTGGAGCTTCACCTCTGTCGATCGTCGCCTCGCCGCCACGTGCCCTGATGCCGCTCAGACTGACCGACTCGCCGTCAGGGGTGTTGGGCATAATCGGCTGGCTCGTAAGGCATCCGACCGAGAGGAAACGTATGAAGCGCAAGGTTGTACGCGTGCTGGCGGTCATGGCCGTCGTCGCGGCCGGATCGGCGGTGGCGTCCACGCCGGCCGCCGCCAGCGACGGCCCTGGTGACATCTGCGTGACCAACCAGGCCACCTGGCTGCGCGACCAGCCCTGGGGCGACGTCCTCCGCACCTTGAGCCCGGGGCGGGGCTTCCGCGTCCACTCGATCTACGGCGGCAGTGACATCCAGACCTGGTACTACGGCCACGGGGCCGAGGCACCGGGGCAGGACGGCTGGATCCCGGCCGCCAACTGCAGCTGGTAGGTAGGACCGCTCACCTCCTCGCCGTTGTCCGGCTGCGTGCCGGATGGCGCCGGCCGGGGCCGGCGCCATCCGGCACCTCTGGACAGAAGGCGGTTCGGCGCTCCCGACGAGATTCGTGCCGCCCCGGCCCGGACGTCGGGCTCGACGCCCGCCGGCGCCGGGCGCCGCCGGATCTCAGCCGGTCGGCTGCGAGAGCGTCACGGCGATCGCTGGTTCGAACGCGACGCTGAGCAGGTAGGCGAGGTTGAACAGGCCCAGGGCTTCGGCTTGGTGAGAGGCGGGCACGACGCCGGTCGCTCGCAGGGCGAGTACGCCCTGGCCGGTCGCGGCGGACAGGGAGGCGAGCGCCATCGCCCCCAGCAGTAGCGGTACGGCGGAGGTGACCGCCGCCAGCAGCGGCGCGGCGGCCGCGCCGCTGAGCAACGCGGCGGCCGTCACGTGGTGTGGCACCCGCACGGACGCCGCGACCAGGAACCCCGAGCAGAAGCCGCCGAGCAGGTACGGCGCCAGCAGCACGATCCCGCTCCGGGTGCTGTCCCAGCCCGCGTGCTCGCGCAGCAGATCCGGCGCGGCGTAGAGCAGGGCGAAGTTCACCACACCCAGCACGAAAGCCAGCACGCACGCCGTGCGGAACCGGCCGTACGCGCCACCGCGGCGGGCAGGAAGCCGTCGGGGCGAGCCTTCGTCCGGGCCACGAGCAACACCAGCAGCGCGACGGTGGCCGGGCCGGCCACCAGCGGACGGTGCGGAGTGAGGACTGCCGCGGTGACCAGCGCGACCGCCGCGGAAGCGGCGGCAGCGAGCCCGCTCGTCGTGGTGTGTCTGCTCGACGGCGCGGCGGTCTACGAGGTGCTCGGTTCCGTGGACGCCGCGGTCGCGGGCAAGGTGCTGGTGAACCTGACGAGCGGCTCTCCCCAGCAGGCCCGGGCCCACGATCGCTGGGCGGGAGAGCGCGGCGCCGCGTACCTCGATGGGGGGTACCGATGTCCCAGCCCATCCCGTTGCCGTCACCCGGACCCGCCTGCGGTCGGGTGTTGTCTCATGGGCGAGCGAACAAGGCGTCGGTGAGGTCCGGGGCCTCGCGTTCGAGTTCCGGTTGGCGTCCGGCCTCGATCAGGGCTGCGGCCAGGCGAGGGAACTCCGCAAGCCCGGCTTCCTTCCCAGCGGCGATCGCGCGTAACGCCGCGACGAGCACGCGGCCGTCGATGCTACGCGCGTGCGCGTTGATCAGGTCCGAGGTGAGCGAGGCCCCGTACCGGTCTTCCGTGGCCCCCGAAGCAACCAGGCACTGAACCGCGCTGACGGCCGCGCGCGGAGTGACCTTGCCTTCGTCGATCAGCTCATGGACTATCTCGCACACCTTTTCCGGCGGCAGGCGGCGCGCTTCGGCCCGCATGGTGCCCAACACAATCTCCGTGGCGTCCCCGATCGCCGGCGAGTCCCTCCTGTCGATCGGGGCCAGGTCCGCCACGGCGGCGGAGGCGTCCCGGCAGGCGGCGACCAGTTCCTCCGAGGGGGTGTCCAGCGAGACCGCCAGCCACATCCGGATGAAAGCGTGCGCGACCGAGATGCCGCTGCCGTCCTCTCCCTCCGCGAATTGGTTCCACGCCGCAGGTATCCGGCGGATCAACGGTTCCAGGGCGTGCAGCAGCATGTCGTCGCTCAGGCGGTTGCTCAGGTGCATGGACCTGAGCGCGGGAGATGTCTCGAAGGCGGCCTCGGATGTCTTGTCGCGGCTTTCGCCGGGTGCCAGTGCGTTGGCCCAGTAGACGTCTGTCGGATCCGGGAGGTCGGGCGTCCAGCCGCCTGCGTACTCGATAACGATGTCGCGGCGGCCGTGGTGCCAGGTGCGGGTGACCGTGAGGACCTCCATGGCGTCCATCCACATGCCGCCCGGCACGGCGGCCTGCCACTGTAGGGCTGAGTTGCGCAGCCAGGCCGCCGGGTCGTCGGTCCGGGTGAACACTTCCGACGCACGCAGTGCGCCGCCGCAGGCCAGGGTCAGCAGGAAGAGATTGAACGAGTAGGTGGCCATCCAGTGGTCGATGCGCTTGTCGACCGGGCGGTAGCGGCTTTCGGCGTACTGCGGGCGGGTCATGGCCTGGGAGGTGCGGCCGGTCAGCCAGGTGCGGATGCGGTCGCGGTCGGGGCCGTCGAGCAGGCCGGCGATGAACGGCAGGACCGTGGCGCGGGCGGTCAGTGGCGTGAGGCCGAGCAGGGATCGCAGCAGGTCGTCGTCGTTCGACGGCCCCAAGCGCAGGGCCAGCGTGCCCGCCGACTCGCGCGCCTCGGTGTCGCGGACGGCCTGCACGACGAGCCGGGACACGAGGTACTCGCCGAAGGTCGCGTGCAGGAACTCGTACGTCTGCCGGGTCTGGTCGTCCTGCACGGCCTGGGCGCGCTGGATGAAGAAGAAGCGCCCGACCATCTCCTGGCCGACGGTGAGCGGGCTGCGGAACGCCTCGGTGCGGCCCGGGCGCGACGGGGCGAGGCCGAGGCTGGTGAGGTCGTCGTCCAGCTCGCGTTCGGTGACCCACAACCGCAGGCGATGGAACATCGCGAAGGCGACCACCGACAGGCGCAGGAGCTCCTGCTCGACCAGCCCCGGCACGGCCGAGTCGGGCTGTCCCACATGCACCCGGCGTACCTCACGCTTGGCGAAGGAGGCCAGCAACCGCTCGTAGAGCTGACCGTCGTCGAGGGCCGCGGCGTCGCCCCGCAAACCGTGGCCAGTGGCGTCGTAGAGGGCGAGCATGAGCAGCAGCAACGGCTGTTCGGCGAGGTCGCGGAAGCGGAGGACCACATCCGGCGTCAGGGGTCTGACGAGCCGACCGTGCTCGTTCCAGACGGTCAGCCAGCGCTCGATCTGAGCCTCGTCGAACGGCTCGAGACGCACGGCGAGGGCACCGACAGGCAGACGGGCGCGGTCCGCGACGGCGATCCGGGTGGTGACTATGACCGCGACGGGACGGCCCAACGCTGCCTCCCGCTGCTGGAACCTGGCGACCCGGTGCAGGTAGTCGGACTGGTGCAGGCCGGTGGCTTGCAAAAGCTCGTCGAAGCCGTCGAGCAGGATGACCGGCAGGGCGCCGTCGGCGTCGCGGGAGAGTTCCGCCCAGGACACTGTCTCGCCGATCGCGAGGCGCAAGGCCCGTTCGACCTGGTCCTGGATCTCGGCCTCGGCGGGCACCTCGCGCAGCGGGACCCGGCAGACGAAGAAGTCACCGGCGGGCAGGCGGGCGGCGAGGATCCGGGTCAGCGAGGACTTCCCGGCGCCCGGCTGGCCGAGCAGCAGCATCGGAGCCTCGGTGGCCTGGGTGGTGGTCAGGTGGGCGGCGAGGAATGTGTCGAAGTCGTTGCGCACGCTTGCGCCTGCCCACCACCGGTCGTCTGCGGGACGGGCGCCCGGGTCGGCCGCGCGGACCCGGAAGTGCGGATCGAGGTACGCGGCTCCGAGCGTCGGCAGGAGCAGTTCCCCCGCGTCGCCGCCGAGGATGGGACGGTCGAGCTCGGCGCGATAGGAGAGGGACAGCGCGGCCCGGTGGCGGCCCGGGTCGCGGCCCGAGCCGGCCCGCAGCAGCAGCGCCTCGAGACGTTCCAGGCCCCGGGTGGCGGCGCGCGCCTCGAGACGATCGGTCCAGAGCGCGAACTCGGGGATCTCCTCGGCGAGGCGGCGATGGATCTCGTCGTAGCGGGTGACGGCCGCAGCGGGCAGCTGCCGGTCGAGCAGGTCTGCCAGCATCCGACGCTTGCGCTCGTCGGCCCGGTCCCAGCCGGCCAGCCCGGTGAGATGGCGTCCCATTCGTACCGACTGTTCGGTGAACCAGTCCTCAAGAGCGGCCAGGAGGCCCGCGTACGGGAGATCGGGCGCCGGCAAGGGGACCGGCGCGCGCAGGAAGCGGTCGACCAGCGTCCCTTCATCGCCGCCGTCGGCGGCGAACCGGAGCTGGTCCTCCC
Protein-coding regions in this window:
- a CDS encoding branched-chain amino acid ABC transporter permease yields the protein MTDLQLWLSAMEMGCFFGMLALAYYLVQVGAGFFNFAIGPYAMMGGLCTSWLVIEYDLGVWPAAGIAVAVTLLLAAGTELGVVRPVQRRSGGGELPALVAVAAVLFTIQQIAGYLFGHPTLPGQSLATFDPLPIGGIVVQPSSLLLIVVTVLTFGVTAVWIRATRTGRLLRAVGDSKQAASLLGLPVNRIRLVAFLAAGFLAAVAGLLFAPKAGVHSLSGLHWSLSGFLAVVIGGTGSVWAPLFGGMLLGLVEVFLPYYFGGQSHVYGMLLIALLFFAFRPQGLFVRTVRA
- a CDS encoding branched-chain amino acid ABC transporter permease, whose amino-acid sequence is MTDVSAPHAAAARPRWDIRQVPGIGGLGLGIAAAVLILTWVGSDGYRQTLVTASVTYALIALGMYVPYLMAGSLSMAYSAYAGIGGYAVGLISTRTDLPLLLAWIAGPIVAAVIAVLLGLATRRLSGFFLAAVTLLFGMAFTAFLIDGERLTGGSGGVGNLRPLRLFGWMPSHYQVVVGSVIVVCVVAFLLDRLRLSPWGVIVRTMRDAPRAVEAAGVRVPMMNLVALALGAAIAAVGGGLFAYSAGSITPDTFTLNIVFLAIFMPLIGGSGTPWGAVAGAVLAVELTLNFPAIQASGTLLLALGVLVIMLVAPKGVIGYADKLRRRAMTLPRRRRTGG
- a CDS encoding ABC transporter ATP-binding protein — encoded protein: MDETKLLVGRGLTKRYGGVTALADVSFELRAGEILGLVGPNGAGKTTLVDLISGAQAATAGELLLRGQRLTGPASRRARAGLGRTFQYPQLALHLSVRDNLLLGRHAQRHNTPWRMIAGAFTGVLRPERAADREGVRQLAHELGIEGLDREAGDLTLGEQRLVEVGRALGQNPVVLLLDEPFAGSDAQGVAGIADVIRTVQRRGHAVILVDHNVDLVARLVDRVLLLDRGRVAFDGDPAECLASPQMQEVYFGSTDADEDEDADAATAAVADDASAGADATAPSDGSVPRQGRVEDVRS
- a CDS encoding ABC transporter ATP-binding protein; protein product: MSAHELRVEGLSVRYGHASALTDAAVTVPGGTVTALVGPNGAGKSSLLLAAYGSVPATGRVFLDGDDVSRLRPAARARAGIAIVPQGRQLFPHLDVVDNLQVMAELLHLPRSAVQGALDRFPILRTRRRSLVGVLSGGEQQMLVVARALMGSPRVLLLDEMTTGLAPLVVQELGRTVTALAAEGVAVLLAEPALGVLRRMVSRGYVLVRGEVLTCEEGGGRALDDAYRAAMGVQRPRELRPAS
- a CDS encoding LLM class F420-dependent oxidoreductase is translated as MGLKLGVLPVLGGPGAAEPGVTAAFVRQLESLGCESVWAVEHLLVPDAYHSSYPYDASGRMSLLPGDDIPDPLHWLTFAAAHTSRLVLGTAMLILPLHHPVALAKRLATLDVLSGGRLIAGVGVGWLREEYDAVGVPFSDRGRRADEYLDALRTLWSDAPATHHGATVHFDAVHSAPRPTRPGGVPIMIGGHSRAAVRRAARYGTDFYPLGVDAAGLAEMLELLRVECAVLGRDPVEVAVTSRAPATRAEADALRELGVARVVIRVDPRDPERVAATVDRYRHEVLGE
- a CDS encoding dihydrofolate reductase family protein — protein: MAKLIYSMVTSLDGYAEAAEGGLGTGADDQEVHTFINDLFRPVGTYLYGRRMYETMVYWETAHTEPDQPPHILQYARDWQAAEKIVYSTTLESVSSAKTRIERTFDPAAVRKLKAEADHDLTVDGPNLAAQAIAAGLVDEYHLFITTSVVGGGKRFFPDGVRLDLELVEERAFDSGLIYARYRTR
- a CDS encoding NAD(P)-binding domain-containing protein encodes the protein MTSATAAEAAAASPLVVVCLLDGAAVYEVLGSVDAAVAGKVLVNLTSGSPQQARAHDRWAGERGAAYLDGGYRCPSPSRCRHPDPPAVGCCLMGERTRRR
- a CDS encoding NACHT domain-containing NTPase, translated to MVGQAVRPGQSAHAQPVHQVRHHVAMPHRLSYADAVKILGGSGPLAKAVDNLLGGALTVATAGGSDLAISLFDAKTEVVRLGGLLTAKISDSVRGLGRHDRSERLQAAHAVLVVTAFFEELDDCLTAAGIGEPGFTREDQLRFAADGGDEGTLVDRFLRAPVPLPAPDLPYAGLLAALEDWFTEQSVRMGRHLTGLAGWDRADERKRRMLADLLDRQLPAAAVTRYDEIHRRLAEEIPEFALWTDRLEARAATRGLERLEALLLRAGSGRDPGRHRAALSLSYRAELDRPILGGDAGELLLPTLGAAYLDPHFRVRAADPGARPADDRWWAGASVRNDFDTFLAAHLTTTQATEAPMLLLGQPGAGKSSLTRILAARLPAGDFFVCRVPLREVPAEAEIQDQVERALRLAIGETVSWAELSRDADGALPVILLDGFDELLQATGLHQSDYLHRVARFQQREAALGRPVAVIVTTRIAVADRARLPVGALAVRLEPFDEAQIERWLTVWNEHGRLVRPLTPDVVLRFRDLAEQPLLLLMLALYDATGHGLRGDAAALDDGQLYERLLASFAKREVRRVHVGQPDSAVPGLVEQELLRLSVVAFAMFHRLRLWVTERELDDDLTSLGLAPSRPGRTEAFRSPLTVGQEMVGRFFFIQRAQAVQDDQTRQTYEFLHATFGEYLVSRLVVQAVRDTEARESAGTLALRLGPSNDDDLLRSLLGLTPLTARATVLPFIAGLLDGPDRDRIRTWLTGRTSQAMTRPQYAESRYRPVDKRIDHWMATYSFNLFLLTLACGGALRASEVFTRTDDPAAWLRNSALQWQAAVPGGMWMDAMEVLTVTRTWHHGRRDIVIEYAGGWTPDLPDPTDVYWANALAPGESRDKTSEAAFETSPALRSMHLSNRLSDDMLLHALEPLIRRIPAAWNQFAEGEDGSGISVAHAFIRMWLAVSLDTPSEELVAACRDASAAVADLAPIDRRDSPAIGDATEIVLGTMRAEARRLPPEKVCEIVHELIDEGKVTPRAAVSAVQCLVASGATEDRYGASLTSDLINAHARSIDGRVLVAALRAIAAGKEAGLAEFPRLAAALIEAGRQPELEREAPDLTDALFARP